The genomic interval TTCGCTTCCTTGAGGTCCCCCCTCCGCTCCGCCATCAGCCCCAGGTAGTGGTGCGCCCACGCCTCGTCGCCCGAGTCCTTCAACACCGTCTCGAACTCGGCGCGTGCGCCCTCGAAGCGGCACAGCTCGAACAGGGCGATGCCCCGCTCCAGCCTCGCGTCCACCGAGCGCGGCATGTGGCCGAGCGCCGCGTCCAGGCTCACCAACGCCTGCTCGCACTCGCCCATCTGGTTGTGCCCCATGCCCTCCAGCAAGAGGAACTCGTAGAGCAGCTCCACGTCGTCCTCGCGCTCGGCCAGCCGCTTGCCCCGGACACACAGGCCCAACCCTTCCTCCACCGCCTCGCGGTCCTCGCCCGCCCGGCACACCAGGCAGTCGGCCGCGCCCAGCAGGATTTCGAGGTCGTCCGGAGCGGCCTTCAGGGCCTGGCCGTACGCCCGGCCCGCGTCCTCCAGCCGGCCCAGCTCCGCGAGCACCGCGGCCCGGTAATGCAGGGCCTCGGGCAACTCCGGGGCGTCCGAAAGCAGACCTTCCACCTGGGCCAACGCCGCCTCCATGTCACCCGCCTCGAAGGCATCCGCCACCGCCTCCAGACGCGCCTTCGGGTCCCCCGACCCCGATCGCTTCCCGGTCCGCTTCTCCATGGCCCGGCTCATAAGAAGCCCCGCTGTGCGTTGTCAACGACGGGTGCGGCTGTTACGTTCCAGCCCCCTCCGCGCTGGTGCGGCGTTCCGTCCCGTGAACATCCTTGTCGTCGACGACGATCTCGAGCTGTGCACCTTGCTCTCTCGCTTCCTGGAGATGCATGGGTACACCGTGTACTCGGCGTCGGATGCCCTCCAGGCACTCGACATCCTCGAGCGCAACCAGGTGGGCATGGTCATCACCGACTACATCATGCCCCACCTGGACGGCATCTCCTTCACGGAGATGCTGAAGGCCGACCCTCGCTTCCAGGCCATCCCCGTGCTCCTCATGACGGCCAGCACGGATGGGAATGTCACCGACCGCGGCCTGCGCAAGGGCGTGGCCCTGACGTTGAACAAGCCCCTGGACATGGGACAGCTGCTGGCGCTGATGCGCTTCGCCGAATAGCCCCACGCCCCCCGCCGCGAGTCGTCCGCTCCCCCACACGTCCGCCCTTCCTGGTTGACATCCCAGGGCCGGCCCTTATGTTGGCGCTCGCCATGGCCGAGTGCTAACGGCCTGCGTTGTACCCACAAAAATTCCAAGTAACTTCAGGAGGTTGCGATGGCAGCGAAGGAGATTTTCTTCCACCAGTCCGCGCGTGAGGCCATCCTGCGCGGCGTCCGCACTCTGGCGGACGCGGTCGCGGTGACGCTCGGTCCCAAGGGCCGCAACGTGGTCATCGAGAAGAGCTTTGGCTCGCCCACGGTCACCAAGGACGGCGTCACCGTCGCCAAGGAGATCGACCTCGAGAACAAGTTCGAGAACATGGGCGCGCAGATGGTGAAGGAGGTCGCGTCGAAGACCTCCGACAAGGCGGGCGACGGCACCACGACGGCGACGGTGCTGGCTCGCGCCATCTATGAGGAGGGCCTGAAGCTGGTGGCCGCGGGCCACAGCCCGATGGACCTCAAGCGGGGCATCGACAAGGCCGTGGAGGTGGTGGTCGAGGAGCTCAAGAAGATCTCCAAGCCCACGTCCGACAAGAAGGCCATTGCCCAGGTGGGCACCATCTCCGCGAACGGGGATGAGACCATCGGCACCATCATCGCGGACGCGATGGAGAAGGTGGGCAAGGAGGGCGTCATCACCGTCGAGGAGGCCAAGGGCCTGGAGACGACGCTCGAGGTGGTGGAGGGCATGCAGTTCGACCGTGGCTACGTCTCGCCGTACTTCGTGACGAACCGCGAGCGGATGGAAGTGGTGCTCGACGACCCGTACATCCTCATCAGCGAGAAGAAGATCTCCTCGATGCAGGACATGGTGCCCATCCTGGAGCAGGTGGCGCGCTCGGGTAAGCCGTTGCTCATCATCGCCGACGACATCGAGGGCGAGGCGCTGGCCACGCTCGTGGTGAACAAGATTCGCGGCGTGCTGAACGTGGCCGCGGTGAAGGCGCCGGGCTTCGGCGACCGCCGCAAGGAGATGCTGAAGGACATC from Myxococcus stipitatus carries:
- the groL gene encoding chaperonin GroEL (60 kDa chaperone family; promotes refolding of misfolded polypeptides especially under stressful conditions; forms two stacked rings of heptamers to form a barrel-shaped 14mer; ends can be capped by GroES; misfolded proteins enter the barrel where they are refolded when GroES binds), giving the protein MAAKEIFFHQSAREAILRGVRTLADAVAVTLGPKGRNVVIEKSFGSPTVTKDGVTVAKEIDLENKFENMGAQMVKEVASKTSDKAGDGTTTATVLARAIYEEGLKLVAAGHSPMDLKRGIDKAVEVVVEELKKISKPTSDKKAIAQVGTISANGDETIGTIIADAMEKVGKEGVITVEEAKGLETTLEVVEGMQFDRGYVSPYFVTNRERMEVVLDDPYILISEKKISSMQDMVPILEQVARSGKPLLIIADDIEGEALATLVVNKIRGVLNVAAVKAPGFGDRRKEMLKDIATLTGGMVVSEELGHKYENLTLNDLGRAKRITVDKDNTTVVDGNGKKSEIEGRIKLIRGQIETVTSDYDREKLQERLAKLVGGVAVINVGAATETEMKEKKARVEDALHATRAAVEEGIVPGGGVAYLRTLGALEALKPGGEQNFGVEIIRRALQEPLRKISSNAGVEGAVVINKVREGKGAFGYNARTDTYEDLEKAGVIDPTKVERTALQNAASVASLLLTTEAMVAERPKGKTKGAGAGAGMPDYGGDDMEY
- a CDS encoding metallopeptidase family protein, which gives rise to MEKRTGKRSGSGDPKARLEAVADAFEAGDMEAALAQVEGLLSDAPELPEALHYRAAVLAELGRLEDAGRAYGQALKAAPDDLEILLGAADCLVCRAGEDREAVEEGLGLCVRGKRLAEREDDVELLYEFLLLEGMGHNQMGECEQALVSLDAALGHMPRSVDARLERGIALFELCRFEGARAEFETVLKDSGDEAWAHHYLGLMAERRGDLKEAKKRFAKAQSLVPEEFPPPVELGEAEFDRAVEDAVKALPRHAKQYLDNVTIAVEDIPSEEDLVGQSPPLSPCILGVFRGTPVGERSVTNAYDHLTASIVLYQRNLERFAKTREELIEQIGITVMHEVGHLMGLDEDDLWQRGLD
- a CDS encoding response regulator, which encodes MNILVVDDDLELCTLLSRFLEMHGYTVYSASDALQALDILERNQVGMVITDYIMPHLDGISFTEMLKADPRFQAIPVLLMTASTDGNVTDRGLRKGVALTLNKPLDMGQLLALMRFAE